In the Arachis stenosperma cultivar V10309 chromosome 8, arast.V10309.gnm1.PFL2, whole genome shotgun sequence genome, TACTTGATGGCCTGCTTGATTTCGTCATAGGTGGCAGGCTTCTCCAACCTCACTGTAAGGTCAACAACGGAGACATCAACGGTGGGAACACGGAAAGCCATTCCGGTCAATTTTCCATTCAAAGAAGGGAGGACTTTGCCCACGGCCTATACATACAGGGAAACAACAATGCGTAAAAGTAAATACAGAAGATTTTTAATGAACACTATATTATATCTTAATGGACCATAAAGGCCTTAAATGCCACGATATAATGTCAAATATTCACCTTGGCTGCTCCAGTGCTGCTAGGAATGATGTTGAAGGAGGCAGCTCTTCCACCTCTCCAATCTTTGCTGGATGGTCCATCAACAGTTTTCTGGGTGGCTGAttcaaaaacaagaaatagaaacCAGAATTAGCATCAAATTTCAATGAGATAGGCACGTGGCAACATGCATAATCAACTAGCAAATAGTAGCAAGCAATAGGCTCTCACCAGTGATGGAGTGGACAGTGGTCATGAGACCCTCGACTATGCCAAACCTGTCGTTGATGACCTACAATagcaacaatcaacaattagaTCCGACAAAAAGCGATAATTACAATTCCTATGTCAGATCACAAAAAATACCTTGGCAAGTGGAGCAAGGCAGTTGGTAGTGCAGCTAGCATTAGAAATGATGTCAAGCTCTGGCTTGTATTCGTGTTCGTTAACACCAacaacaaacataggggcatcTTTGCTGGGAGCAGAGATAATAACCTTCTTAGCACCACCCTGTATAATACACGAAAAAACACTACATTAATAACCATACGACCACTCGAAAGTAAGAACTGAAAATAACACCCAACAGATTCACGCTTGACAACACACCAAAACAAGATCATCCACCACAGGGGACACTACAAAAAAATTGGCATCAATCATAAAACAAGTACCTAACCTACAACAGAATCATACAAAATGGAAGCAGTACAAAGAGACAAACCTTCAAATGGGCAGCAGCCTTGTCCTTGTCAGTGAAGACTCCGGTGGACTCAACGATGATGTCAGCTCCGGCGGATCCCCATGGGATCTCCTCAGGGTTCCtgagacaaaaaaaaatcagaacACATAAATAACCACATAATCGAGCCCGCGAGCACACAAACAAACGACGAATTACGATGCATGTACTATGTTTCTTTCTCATACACCTGGCTGACTCGCCTTGCGCCACCATTAGATGGAGGATCAGGATCCCATCCAAAGGTGGATGAGGCTCCAGTCAGCTCGAGTATGAAACAGAGCGAGTTCAAAAAACATTTCTCATATAAAAATAGCA is a window encoding:
- the LOC130944257 gene encoding glyceraldehyde-3-phosphate dehydrogenase GAPC2, cytosolic, translated to MGKVKIGINGFGRIGRLVARVALQRDDVELVAVNDPFITTDYMTYMFKYDSVHGQWKHHELKVKDEKTLLFGEKPVTVFGIRNPEEIPWGSAGADIIVESTGVFTDKDKAAAHLKGGAKKVIISAPSKDAPMFVVGVNEHEYKPELDIISNASCTTNCLAPLAKVINDRFGIVEGLMTTVHSITATQKTVDGPSSKDWRGGRAASFNIIPSSTGAAKAVGKVLPSLNGKLTGMAFRVPTVDVSVVDLTVRLEKPATYDEIKQAIKEESEGKLKGILGYTEDDVVSTDFVGDSRSSIFDAKAGIALSKNFVKIVSWYDNEWGYSTRVVDLIVHIAKQ